The stretch of DNA CTACAACTCCGGGCTGGTGAACGCCGCGGTGGCGGTCGAGGCGATCCGCACCGCCCAGGGCAAGTTCGGCCAGCGCCCGCTCAATGGCGAAGAAGGCCGCTGGGGCCTGGAGCACCTGAACATCGACGACGCCCGGCTCAAGGACATGGGTTACCTGGGGTTGATGCAGAACCTCAAGCTGTCCTGCCGCGATCACGAGGGCGGCGGTTCGGCGCGGGTGCAGCAGTGGGACGGCGCCCACTGGACCCTGATCAGCGACTGGATCGCCGCCGACCGCGCCTTGCTGCGGCCGCTGATCGACGAGAAGTCGGCAGCCTTCGCCAAGGAGAAGAACCTCACGCCACGCAGCTGCACCGGGGATGAATGAAGCATGAGCCAGACCGCTCCGGCCGCCACGGCCGACGACCTGTTGCAGGTGCGCGATATCGAGGTGATCTACGACGGTGCGATTCTCGCGGTGGCCGGGGTCTCCCTGAGCGTGCCCGAGGGTGGCATAGTCGCCTTGCTGGGGGCCAACGGCGCCGGCAAGAGCACCAGCCTCAAGGCGATCTCCGGGCTGCTGCGCGCCGAGCGGGCCGAGGTCAGCCGTGGCTCGATCGCCTTTCTCGGCCAGGACAGTGCCGGCGTCGATCCCAGCCAGCGGGTGCGCCAGGGCATGGTCCATGTGCTGGAGGGGCGCCATGTGTTCCCGCAGTTGACGGTGGAGGACAACCTGCGCAGCGGCGGTTTTGTCCGTGGCTTGAGCCGCCGGGAACTGGCCGCCGACCTGGAACGTATCTACGCCTGGTTCCCGCGCCTGAAGACCAGGCGCGGCACCCGCGCCGGCCTGACCTCGGGCGGCGAGCAGCAGATGGTTGCCCTCGGCCGCGCGCTGATGACCCGGCCGCGCCTGGTGCTGCTGGACGAGCCGTCCATGGGGCTGGCGCCGATCATCGTCCAGGAGATTTTCGAAATTGTCGCGCAACTCAATCGCGAGGCGCGGGTGAGCTTCCTGATCGCTGAACAAAACATTAATGTGGCGCTCAAGTACGCCTCCAGGGCCTACGTGCTCGACACCGGGCGCGTGGCCTGGTCCGGCACGGCCGATGAACTGCTGGCCCGGGGCGATCTGCATGACTTCTACCTAGGCAGGCACTGACCCGTGAGAACCCCATGAGCCAAACACCCAACGGACAGGCGAGCGGCGCCACCCGTGATGCCGATGTGCTGATCGTCGGTGGCGGCCTGAGTGGCGCCTTGCTCGCCGCCCAACTGCTGCGCCTGCCGGGCCGGCGCCAGGTGCTGGTGATCGAGCCGCGCAGCGAGCTGGGGCGCGGCGAGGCCTACAGCGCCGTCGAACTGGGCCACACCCTGAACGGCAACGCCGCGCGCATGAGCGTCGACCCGGACAACGCCGACGACCTGACTCAATGGCTGACCGATTACATCGCCGCCGGCGGCTGGCCGGAATCGAAGCAGCAGCCCGTGCCCATCAGCGAGCTGTTTCCTCCGCGCGGAATCTTCGGCCTGTATGTCCAGCAGCGGCTGGCCGAGGCCCAGGCGATGGGCGCCTCGCAGGGCTCGACGGTGGCGCATGTGCGCGCCGAGGTGGTGGACTTGCAGGCCGATGCCGAGGGTGCCTGGCTGACCCTCAACGACGGTCAGCAACTACGCGGTGCCTTTGCCGTGCTGGCCACCGGCATGTTCCCGGCGGCACGTACGCCGCAGACCGAATCCAGCGGCCTCAACGCCGCCGCGCTGGACCCCTGGGACGTTTCGGCCATGAGCCGGCTCGACCCGCAGGCCACGGTGCTGATCATCGGCTCCGGGCTGACCATGGTCGACGCCGTGGTGTCCCTGGAGCAGGCCGGGCATCGCGGGCCGATCGAGGTGTTCTCGCGCCACGGCCTGTTGCCCCATGTGCGGCGCCAGCCACCGGCCTGGGTCGACTTCCTCGCCGAGGATCCCAGCCTGCGCAGCCCGCGCCAGTTGCTGCGCGAGTTGCGTCGGCAATGTCGCCAGGCGCTGGCGGAGGGCGTGGACTGGCAGGCGCCGCTGGACACGGTGCGCGCCCATATCGGGCGCTTGTGGAGCCAGGCCACGGACGTGCAGCGCCGGCAGTTCGTGCGCCATGTGCGGCCGTGGTGGGAAAGCCATCACCACCGTTCGCCGCCGCTGAGCGCCGAGCTGGTGGCGCGTTTGCACGGGGAAGGGCGGTTGCGCATCCAGGCGGCCTCGTTCAAGGGCCTGGAGCCTTCGGCGGATGGGCGTCTGGCGATTGGCATCCGTCGCCGTGGCGAAGCGCAAACCCGCTGGGTCGCGGGGGATGCGCTGATCAACTCCAGCGGCATCGAATACGACTGGCGCCGGGTCGCCCGGCCGTTGCCGCAGCAACTGCTGGCCCGTGGCCTGATCACGCCGGGGCCGCTGGCCCTGGGGATTTGGGCCGACAGCGGTGGCGCGGTGGTGGATGCCGAAGGGCAGGTTGCCCGCCGGCTGTTCGCCATGGGCCCGCCGTTGCGCGGCATGTGGTGGGAAAGCACCGCGGTGACCGACGTGGCCAGCCAGGCCAAGGCGTTGGCCGCACGTCTAGCGGTATTACCCTTGTAGCCGCTGCCGCAGGCTGCGAACGGCTGCGCAGCAGACGCCGCGATCCTGAGGCCGCCAAGCAAGCTCCTGCGGACCTTTTTGCAGCTTCGCCTTGGCTCAGCAGCGGCTACAGGGTCACCCAGCGCTGTTCGGCGGCGGCAAGGCGAATCGCCGCCGCCAGGCGCTCGACCTGCCAGGCCTCGGCGAAATCCGTCCCGCCTTGCCCCTGGCCGCCCAGCGCCATGATCAGCTCATGCACCTCCAGGGTCTTGAGCTCGTTGTAGCCCAGTTGATGCCCCGGGGCCGGGCTGAAGGCGGCGTAGCCGGGCAGGGCGGGCCCGGCCAGCAGGCGTTGAAAGCCGCTATCACCGGCACGGTACAGGCGCAGTTCGTTGAGACGCTCCTGGTCGAAGGCCAGGGTGCCGCGGGTGCCGCTGATCTCGAAACTCAGGTGGTTCTTGTAGCCATGCTTGAGCCAGCTGCTGCTGAAGGTCCCGCGGGCACCGCTGGCGAAACGCAGCAGGGCATGGGCCTGGTCGTCCACGGTGATCGGGCGCTGCTCCTGGCTGCCGGCGCTGGCCGGGCGCTGGTGGTGCACGGTCTGGCTGTCGGCGCAGACCGCCTCGACCTCGCCCAGCAGATAACGCGCCATGGCCAGCAGGTGGCTGCCCAGGTCGGCCAGGGCGCCGCCGGCGTGCTGCGGGTCGCAGCGCCAGGAGAAGGGCGAGGCCGGGTCGGCCATGAAGTCTTCGCTGAACTCGCCCTGGAAGCTGACGATCTGTCCCAGTTCGCCGCTGTCGATCAGCGCCTTGGCCTGCACGATCATCGGGTTGTGCTGGTAGTTGTAGCCGACCCGGGTGACTACCCCGGCGGCCTGGGCCGCGTGCTGCATTTGCTGCGCCTGTTCGACGCTGACCGCCAGGGGCTTTTCGCAATACACCGCCTTGCCGGCCTTCAGGGCGGCCATGGCCATGGGGAAGTGCAGGTGATTGGGTGTGGTGATCGCCACCAGGTCGACCCTGGGGTCGTCGATCAACCGTTGCCAGTCGCCGTGGGCCTGGGCAAAACCCCAGGCCGCGGCGCAACGTTCGGCGCGCTGGCGATCGGCATCGGCCAGCGCCGCCAGGTGCAGGCGCACCGGCAACTCGAACACCGCGCTGACATTACGGAACGCCAACGCATGGGCCCGGCCCATGAAGCCCGTGCCGATCAAGCCTATTCCCAGTTCACCCATCGCCGACCCCTTGCAGAATTGTTGTTGTAAGGAATGCTCTTTATGGAATAAAAATTCCGTAATTGCAATCTATGGAATAAATTTTCAGCGACGCGCCGCTGCTGCTCGGCAACCCGGCCGGGAAAAGCCGAAGGGCGTAAATAAAAAAGGGTGCAATGAACAGTCATTGCACCCATGGGCCGATCACCTGGACAGGGTCAGAACTGGAAGGTGAACCCCAGGTTGACCGAGCTGCCACCGCCATGGTCGGACACCAGCCCGGTGTAGTTCAGCGACACCAGGGTGTCTTTGCTCATGGCCATTTCCGCAGCGGCCTTGACCACCGCGCCATCGCGAGACACCGGCACGCCGTTCACCGCAAAGGCCGCCGCACTGCCGGCAAATTTCAATGAGGTTTCACGATCCAGGTCGCCGTACTGGTGTTCCCAGCCCAGCTCGCCACGCAAGGTCACCGAGCGGGTGGCGCTCACCGGCAATTGCGTATGACCTCGCAGGCCAAGGGTCGAGAGCGTGGCGTCCTGGCTTTGCTTGCTGCCATGCAAGGCTGCTGCCCCGCCGCGTTCCTTGAACGAGTCATTCTGGAAGTTGATGTAGCTGAGGTTGGCGAAGGGCTCGAAAGCCGCCCACCGGGTGTAGCCGATTTCGCCGAACACCTGATCGGTACGCGCGTTGTAGTTGGCTTTTTCATGGCTCGACTGGTTGCCGTACGCCACGTCACGGGAAGTGTCGAAGCGGTGCCAGGTGGTGGCTCCGCCGAGGCGCAGGGCGATGCTGTCGAAACGTTTGCCGCCATAGATCGACAGGTGATAGTTGTCGCTGTCGGCGGAAGTCCTGGAGGCTCCGTTCAGATCGGTCCTGGTGTAGCCGGTTGCCGCACCGACGCGCCAGCCATCGCCGACGTCGGTGTCCAGGCCGAGCAGGACGCCGGTGGTGGAAGTGTTGTAGCGCGTGGCGTTGTGATCGGCGTCGACTTGCCTGTGGCCGCCGAGCAATTGTACCCAGCCACCATTGCTGCTGGCCTGGATATCCATATCGGTATCCAGGACCTGAGCCTGTTGCAGGCGGCCGTTGACTGCGTCACGCAGGTAACGGCTGTCAGCGATCTGCGCAGCGGCGATGTCGGAGTGCACCTGGCCATCGAGCTGGTTGAAGGCTTGTCGCGCCAGTTCCGCCGAGTCGGAGGCCAGGATGCTCTCGTACACCGGATTACCTGCGCTCAATGTGTCGATGGCGCTGGCGACGGCACGCTCGTTACGGGTCAAGGCTACGCTGGCGAACGCGGTCTGGTTGCGGTAGATGCCCAGGTTCAGCTGGTTCGGCTGGTAGTTCAGGCGGGTGTCGAGGAACAAGAAACTGGGGGCGACGGAAGCGAACTGGCCGTTGATACCCTGGCTGGCGCTGAGGATGTTGAACTGCTGGCCCAGGTAGCTGCTGGCCTGGGCCGCAGACAGCAGGTTGGGGCTGTTTTCCATGGAGAGGGTGACCTGTCCGCCGTTGAGAGTAGCCACGCCCGTGCTCTGGAGGGTGTCGGTCTGCCCGTTGGCGGCGACTTCCACCGCGTACACCGAACCCGGGTTGAACGTGACGTCGCCGGTGTGCAGGGTGCCGACCGAATGGCCGGGGGCCACGGTACCGCCGTTGTTCACCAGCAGGGTGCCGATGCTGCCGTTACCCGCCAGGGTGCCGCCGATACGGGTGACCACCTGGTTATTGGCATCGACGGTGCCCACGGCGCTGCCATCGACCGTCACGCTGGAGGTCAATCTGCCGTCCACCGAGAGCTTGCCGCCACGGACCCAGGTACTGCCCGAATAGCTGCTTTGACCGTCGAGTACCAGTTCCCCATCCCCGGACTTTGTCAGGCTGCCGACATAGGTCTGGCCGGTCAGCGGGTCCAGGCCGCGGGTCAGCGTTGCCTGTTCCCGGGCCATGCCGATCTGGTACTGGAATTGATCGTCCGCCGAGGCCCCGGCCGGTAGACCGTTGACCCAGCCTTTGTGCTGCTTGATCGCGCTCCAGGTGGCCTGTTCGGCGGCGTCTTCGCTGC from Pseudomonas chlororaphis subsp. chlororaphis encodes:
- a CDS encoding ABC transporter ATP-binding protein encodes the protein MSQTAPAATADDLLQVRDIEVIYDGAILAVAGVSLSVPEGGIVALLGANGAGKSTSLKAISGLLRAERAEVSRGSIAFLGQDSAGVDPSQRVRQGMVHVLEGRHVFPQLTVEDNLRSGGFVRGLSRRELAADLERIYAWFPRLKTRRGTRAGLTSGGEQQMVALGRALMTRPRLVLLDEPSMGLAPIIVQEIFEIVAQLNREARVSFLIAEQNINVALKYASRAYVLDTGRVAWSGTADELLARGDLHDFYLGRH
- a CDS encoding FAD/NAD(P)-binding protein codes for the protein MSQTPNGQASGATRDADVLIVGGGLSGALLAAQLLRLPGRRQVLVIEPRSELGRGEAYSAVELGHTLNGNAARMSVDPDNADDLTQWLTDYIAAGGWPESKQQPVPISELFPPRGIFGLYVQQRLAEAQAMGASQGSTVAHVRAEVVDLQADAEGAWLTLNDGQQLRGAFAVLATGMFPAARTPQTESSGLNAAALDPWDVSAMSRLDPQATVLIIGSGLTMVDAVVSLEQAGHRGPIEVFSRHGLLPHVRRQPPAWVDFLAEDPSLRSPRQLLRELRRQCRQALAEGVDWQAPLDTVRAHIGRLWSQATDVQRRQFVRHVRPWWESHHHRSPPLSAELVARLHGEGRLRIQAASFKGLEPSADGRLAIGIRRRGEAQTRWVAGDALINSSGIEYDWRRVARPLPQQLLARGLITPGPLALGIWADSGGAVVDAEGQVARRLFAMGPPLRGMWWESTAVTDVASQAKALAARLAVLPL
- a CDS encoding Gfo/Idh/MocA family protein, which codes for MGELGIGLIGTGFMGRAHALAFRNVSAVFELPVRLHLAALADADRQRAERCAAAWGFAQAHGDWQRLIDDPRVDLVAITTPNHLHFPMAMAALKAGKAVYCEKPLAVSVEQAQQMQHAAQAAGVVTRVGYNYQHNPMIVQAKALIDSGELGQIVSFQGEFSEDFMADPASPFSWRCDPQHAGGALADLGSHLLAMARYLLGEVEAVCADSQTVHHQRPASAGSQEQRPITVDDQAHALLRFASGARGTFSSSWLKHGYKNHLSFEISGTRGTLAFDQERLNELRLYRAGDSGFQRLLAGPALPGYAAFSPAPGHQLGYNELKTLEVHELIMALGGQGQGGTDFAEAWQVERLAAAIRLAAAEQRWVTL